One window from the genome of Propionispora hippei DSM 15287 encodes:
- a CDS encoding PTS sugar transporter subunit IIA: MSEIQKAVAAIDPSLVRIGVAAASCEELVAAMGTVLLEKGFVKPSYVQALLEREREFPTGIAAAGVGVAIPHSDASHVLQTTTAVWVLKEPVPFHVMGGAEEDSINVGIVFMLAINNPQDHLAFLQRLLGLFANEAIMSGIRRAGDPVIVAEIINQAI; encoded by the coding sequence ATGTCAGAAATTCAGAAAGCTGTAGCTGCCATTGATCCGTCTTTGGTAAGAATTGGCGTGGCGGCAGCAAGCTGCGAAGAACTGGTCGCCGCTATGGGGACAGTGCTGCTGGAGAAAGGGTTTGTTAAACCGTCGTATGTACAAGCGCTGCTGGAGCGGGAACGGGAATTTCCCACCGGCATAGCTGCCGCCGGTGTTGGTGTGGCCATCCCGCATTCGGATGCCAGTCATGTCTTGCAGACAACCACGGCCGTTTGGGTACTTAAGGAGCCTGTCCCGTTTCATGTGATGGGCGGAGCCGAAGAGGATAGCATCAATGTAGGCATTGTTTTCATGCTGGCCATTAATAATCCACAGGATCATCTGGCTTTCTTACAACGCCTGCTGGGGCTTTTTGCCAACGAAGCTATCATGAGTGGAATTCGAAGAGCCGGTGATCCGGTCATCGTGGCAGAGATTATTAATCAGGCCATATAG
- the larA gene encoding nickel-dependent lactate racemase → MQEIELAFGEQSLRLVLPDVQCVDVVEGNLTPGVGNIVEAARQALAEPVGEPPLRHKVKASDKVVIIVSDITRRWVRHDLFLPVLLDELNAAGIADKQITVLVALGAHRPHSPEENLLAYGQEVVDRVTIAQSYAPETDQFVRLGTTSRGVPVTVNRRVVEADRVILTGGICYHPMAGFGGGRKAILPGVSGYDSIQGNHRFCLSKVEGEGVNPRSASGRLDDNEMHLDMMEMAEMVKPDFLFNVVLNPEGEIAAFFAGHWLKAWQAGCKKVEKIYGVPVAQAADLVIVSAGGAPKDMNFYQACKAIQNAAGAVKPDGLMIAVMECRDIEDPPDFSQWFHYPSLLEAEQALRVAFTVPGFIALKTGYIARELPIIVVTLAENAAFFARTGIQAVTSLEEALQLAAERLDLPNSRIMVLPHGGSTLPLIGV, encoded by the coding sequence ATGCAGGAAATAGAACTGGCTTTTGGTGAACAGAGCCTTCGTCTGGTATTACCGGACGTACAGTGCGTGGATGTGGTGGAGGGAAATCTGACGCCCGGTGTAGGTAATATTGTAGAGGCAGCCCGCCAGGCTTTGGCCGAGCCGGTTGGCGAGCCACCCTTGCGCCACAAAGTAAAGGCGTCGGACAAAGTGGTTATTATTGTCTCTGATATTACCCGGCGTTGGGTGCGTCACGATTTGTTCCTGCCGGTGCTGCTGGATGAATTGAACGCTGCCGGCATTGCCGACAAGCAGATTACGGTACTGGTCGCTCTGGGGGCGCACCGGCCCCACAGTCCGGAGGAAAACCTGCTGGCTTACGGGCAGGAGGTGGTCGACCGGGTGACCATTGCGCAAAGCTATGCACCGGAAACCGATCAGTTTGTCCGGTTGGGCACGACCAGCCGCGGTGTGCCCGTAACCGTCAACCGGCGGGTGGTGGAGGCTGACCGGGTGATTTTGACCGGCGGCATCTGTTATCACCCGATGGCCGGCTTTGGTGGCGGACGTAAAGCCATTTTGCCGGGCGTGTCCGGTTATGACAGTATTCAGGGAAACCACCGGTTCTGTTTAAGCAAAGTCGAGGGAGAGGGTGTCAATCCCCGCAGCGCTTCCGGCCGTCTGGACGATAATGAAATGCACCTGGATATGATGGAAATGGCGGAAATGGTTAAGCCCGACTTTTTATTCAATGTGGTGCTCAATCCGGAAGGGGAGATTGCTGCTTTCTTCGCTGGCCACTGGCTGAAAGCCTGGCAGGCTGGCTGCAAGAAAGTTGAGAAAATTTACGGCGTGCCGGTGGCACAGGCGGCCGACCTGGTGATTGTGTCTGCCGGCGGTGCGCCAAAGGATATGAATTTTTATCAGGCCTGTAAAGCCATTCAAAATGCCGCCGGTGCCGTCAAACCTGACGGCCTGATGATCGCCGTGATGGAATGCCGTGACATTGAGGATCCACCCGACTTTAGCCAGTGGTTTCACTATCCATCGCTGCTGGAGGCGGAACAGGCGTTGCGGGTAGCGTTTACCGTACCCGGTTTTATTGCGCTGAAAACAGGCTATATTGCCCGTGAGCTTCCCATTATTGTGGTCACGCTGGCCGAGAATGCAGCGTTTTTTGCCAGAACGGGCATCCAGGCCGTTACCAGTCTGGAGGAAGCGCTGCAATTGGCGGCTGAACGGCTTGACCTGCCGAACAGCCGGATCATGGTCTTGCCCCATGGCGGCAGCACTTTGCCGCTAATTGGCGTATAG
- a CDS encoding galactitol-1-phosphate 5-dehydrogenase produces the protein MRALVAYGPSDLRLEKIDIPEFQADEVLIQIKACGICGSDMPRALQGAVHSYPIVFGHEFSGCVAAAGSLVTQVKAGDRVTAAPLLPCGTCRYCRMGRPAMCETYDFIGSRRQGAFAEYIAVKAANVIPLAPDTDYLAGAMIEPISVALHGIGRVRMQAGATVAVFGAGTIGLLTLQCLKAIGAGKVYVVDVVEAKLDIAKQLGADVIINAMACDPVQFMQEHGQPSAVFETAGTPVTQRQSIEAVEKLGKVSFIGTATRDFLLPPHSFEKILRGELEVTGSWMSYSAPYPGYEWPAVALLLEQGKIKTEPLITHKFKLEDGLAAFTTMADKTSNAIKVMFVMQ, from the coding sequence ATGAGAGCATTGGTCGCTTACGGTCCGAGTGACCTGCGACTGGAAAAAATAGATATTCCCGAGTTTCAGGCGGACGAGGTACTGATTCAGATTAAGGCGTGTGGCATTTGCGGCTCCGATATGCCGCGGGCGCTGCAGGGAGCAGTGCACAGCTATCCGATTGTTTTTGGCCATGAATTCTCCGGTTGTGTGGCTGCCGCAGGCAGTTTGGTGACGCAGGTTAAGGCAGGAGACAGGGTAACGGCGGCTCCCCTTTTGCCTTGCGGAACTTGCCGGTATTGCCGGATGGGACGACCGGCCATGTGCGAAACCTATGATTTTATTGGGTCACGCCGGCAGGGAGCTTTTGCCGAATATATCGCAGTGAAGGCCGCAAATGTTATTCCCCTGGCACCGGATACCGACTATTTAGCCGGTGCTATGATTGAGCCTATTTCGGTAGCTCTCCATGGTATTGGCAGAGTCCGTATGCAAGCAGGAGCTACGGTGGCCGTATTTGGTGCCGGTACTATCGGCTTGCTGACCTTGCAGTGCTTAAAGGCCATCGGGGCCGGCAAAGTATATGTCGTGGATGTAGTGGAGGCTAAGCTTGATATCGCAAAACAATTAGGGGCCGATGTGATTATTAATGCCATGGCTTGTGATCCGGTACAATTTATGCAGGAACACGGACAACCTTCGGCGGTATTTGAAACAGCCGGCACGCCGGTTACCCAGAGGCAAAGCATAGAAGCAGTGGAAAAGCTGGGGAAGGTTTCTTTTATCGGCACAGCTACCAGAGACTTTCTGTTGCCGCCCCATAGTTTTGAGAAAATTTTGCGCGGTGAACTGGAAGTAACCGGCTCCTGGATGTCCTATAGCGCGCCGTATCCGGGGTATGAATGGCCTGCCGTCGCTTTGCTGCTGGAACAGGGGAAAATAAAGACCGAGCCGTTGATTACACATAAGTTTAAGCTGGAAGACGGGCTTGCCGCTTTTACCACAATGGCAGATAAAACAAGTAATGCCATAAAAGTTATGTTTGTTATGCAATAA
- a CDS encoding class II D-tagatose-bisphosphate aldolase, non-catalytic subunit, with protein sequence MQAKHPLQILIKERKKSVWQGIYSICSANEYVIEAALERGLVDDQFIVIEATANQVNQFGGYTGMQPADFRDFVYRLAQKVEFPLEKLILGGDHLGPLTWKNEPAAIAMEKSRELIRQYVAAGFTKIHLDTSMHLGDDDRENPLDTAVIAERGAVLCREAEAAYALLKEGNPASLHPVYVIGSEVPIPGGSQEEEEGIQVTKAEDFKNTLVTFRQAFTAHNLLPAWEYVIAVVVQPGVEFGDESIHSYDRTAAGELTGALKQYQDMVFEGHSTDYQTPQALKEMVEDGIAILKVGPALTFAMREGLFALARIEKELFQFHPEVEQSNFMDVLDWYMGSNPVYWKSHYHGPSDKVRYARKFSFSDRCRYYLPLPEVKLALDKLIHNLQAVTIPLTVISQYLPVQYHKIRTGNLKNEPERLLKDRIINCIDDYVYAIKR encoded by the coding sequence ATGCAAGCGAAACATCCGTTGCAAATTTTAATAAAAGAACGAAAAAAAAGTGTCTGGCAAGGAATTTATTCGATATGCAGCGCCAACGAATACGTCATTGAAGCCGCTTTAGAACGGGGACTGGTGGATGATCAATTTATAGTGATCGAAGCGACGGCCAACCAGGTAAATCAATTTGGCGGTTATACCGGTATGCAACCGGCCGATTTTCGTGATTTTGTCTATCGGCTTGCGCAAAAGGTTGAATTTCCACTGGAAAAGCTGATTTTAGGCGGCGATCATTTGGGACCGCTGACCTGGAAGAATGAACCGGCCGCTATAGCTATGGAAAAGTCCCGAGAATTAATCAGACAGTATGTAGCAGCCGGTTTTACTAAAATTCACCTGGATACCAGTATGCATTTGGGTGATGACGACAGGGAAAATCCCCTGGATACGGCGGTGATCGCGGAGCGTGGTGCCGTTTTATGCCGGGAAGCGGAAGCCGCTTATGCCTTGCTTAAAGAAGGCAATCCAGCCAGTCTTCACCCGGTCTATGTGATTGGGAGCGAAGTGCCGATTCCCGGCGGAAGTCAGGAAGAAGAGGAAGGTATTCAGGTCACAAAAGCTGAGGACTTCAAAAATACGCTGGTAACCTTCCGGCAGGCTTTTACAGCACATAACCTGCTGCCCGCCTGGGAGTATGTCATTGCCGTTGTGGTGCAGCCGGGAGTGGAGTTTGGCGATGAGAGTATTCACAGCTATGATCGCACGGCTGCCGGTGAACTGACTGGAGCGCTAAAGCAGTATCAGGACATGGTGTTTGAAGGTCATTCTACCGATTATCAAACACCGCAGGCTCTAAAAGAAATGGTTGAAGATGGGATTGCCATTTTAAAAGTAGGGCCGGCCTTGACTTTTGCCATGAGAGAAGGCTTGTTTGCTTTGGCCCGCATTGAAAAAGAACTGTTTCAATTTCATCCGGAAGTGGAACAGTCCAATTTTATGGATGTGTTGGATTGGTATATGGGGAGTAATCCTGTCTACTGGAAATCGCACTATCATGGTCCTTCGGACAAAGTACGCTATGCGAGAAAGTTTAGCTTTTCTGACCGCTGCCGTTATTATCTGCCGCTGCCCGAGGTTAAATTAGCATTGGACAAATTGATTCATAATCTTCAGGCGGTCACGATTCCGCTTACGGTAATCAGTCAGTACCTGCCTGTGCAATACCATAAGATTAGAACGGGAAACTTGAAAAATGAACCGGAAAGGCTGTTAAAGGACCGGATTATCAATTGTATTGACGACTATGTATACGCAATTAAACGATGA
- a CDS encoding HutP family protein: MEVSSVDVGKAALAMAISEDRRAEQACQEQFGGKGILTVAVDFGGEYLSSVKKIIERAVVAAQRQGLVKNDHVGEGAVAGAAHAALEQITPKAAGLNVGGKIGIARSGEHLCVAIYFGVGVLNLNEVAVGLAHRSLGQ; encoded by the coding sequence GTGGAAGTCAGCAGTGTAGATGTGGGCAAGGCGGCACTGGCCATGGCGATCAGCGAGGATAGGCGGGCCGAGCAGGCTTGCCAGGAGCAGTTTGGCGGCAAAGGGATATTGACGGTGGCCGTTGATTTTGGCGGCGAATATTTGTCGTCGGTTAAAAAGATTATTGAGCGGGCGGTTGTCGCGGCGCAGCGACAGGGATTAGTGAAAAATGACCATGTCGGCGAAGGGGCGGTGGCCGGTGCGGCTCACGCGGCGCTGGAGCAGATCACGCCTAAGGCAGCGGGGCTGAATGTAGGCGGTAAAATCGGGATTGCCCGCAGCGGTGAACATCTGTGTGTAGCCATTTATTTTGGCGTCGGTGTGCTGAACCTGAACGAAGTGGCCGTGGGCTTGGCGCATAGGTCGCTGGGACAATGA
- a CDS encoding PTS galactitol transporter subunit IIC, with protein sequence MEFIQYILKLGPSVMLPIVIFIFALLLGQKPGRAFRSGVMIGIGFIGIGLVISLMLNNLGPAAKLMAERFGVSLTVVDVGWPGSSPMTWASQIGGLSIPVAVAVNVVMLVLGLTRVVNVDIWNIWHMAFTGALLHIATGSLMIGLAGVAIHAAIVFKLGDWFAPVVEKYYDLKGVAIPHGTSAYCGPIAVPIEWLLNRIPGIRDINFNSEKIEEKFGVIGEPMIIGLILGCIIGAMAGYGADLVMQLGMQMAAVMVLMPKVVKCIMEGLLPVADSARELLEKKFSGKKFYIGLDPALLLGDSQVVAASLLFVPLTLIIAAIVPGNKVLPFGDLATIGFFVAMAVGIHGGNLFRTLISGFVIMAGTLWISTQTIGLHTILAQQAGTKLAAGVTQVASMDQGGSPITYILLQLFNPDNVAGLVVIGVIYIASVLLTIKYSKGISKELKQVEEQSTSYKA encoded by the coding sequence ATGGAGTTCATTCAATATATTTTAAAATTGGGTCCTTCGGTTATGCTGCCGATTGTCATCTTTATCTTTGCGCTACTGTTGGGACAGAAACCGGGGCGCGCTTTCCGGTCCGGGGTTATGATTGGTATCGGCTTTATCGGAATTGGTCTTGTTATTAGTTTAATGTTGAATAATTTAGGACCGGCAGCGAAACTAATGGCAGAACGTTTTGGTGTCAGTCTGACAGTGGTTGATGTCGGCTGGCCGGGCTCTTCGCCGATGACCTGGGCCTCGCAGATAGGTGGTTTATCTATCCCTGTTGCTGTAGCCGTCAATGTGGTCATGCTGGTATTGGGGTTGACCCGAGTGGTGAATGTGGATATTTGGAACATCTGGCATATGGCGTTCACTGGCGCGCTGCTGCATATTGCTACCGGTAGTTTAATGATCGGTCTGGCCGGTGTGGCCATTCATGCAGCGATTGTATTCAAGTTAGGCGACTGGTTTGCACCGGTTGTAGAAAAGTATTATGACTTAAAAGGAGTGGCTATACCGCACGGTACTTCCGCTTATTGCGGGCCGATAGCCGTTCCGATTGAATGGCTGCTCAATCGCATTCCCGGCATTAGAGATATTAATTTCAATTCGGAAAAAATTGAAGAAAAGTTTGGTGTAATCGGTGAGCCGATGATCATCGGTTTGATTTTAGGCTGCATTATTGGCGCCATGGCCGGTTACGGCGCTGACCTGGTTATGCAGTTAGGCATGCAGATGGCGGCTGTTATGGTGTTGATGCCGAAAGTGGTTAAATGCATTATGGAAGGCTTGCTGCCTGTAGCCGATTCGGCAAGAGAACTGCTGGAAAAGAAGTTCTCCGGCAAAAAGTTCTATATCGGTTTGGACCCGGCTCTGCTGTTAGGGGACTCGCAAGTAGTTGCGGCCAGTCTGCTGTTTGTGCCGTTAACCTTAATTATTGCGGCTATTGTGCCTGGCAATAAGGTCTTGCCGTTTGGTGATTTGGCGACAATCGGTTTTTTTGTTGCCATGGCGGTGGGAATCCATGGCGGTAATTTGTTTAGAACGCTGATTTCCGGTTTTGTGATTATGGCCGGGACGCTCTGGATTTCTACTCAGACCATTGGACTTCATACGATATTGGCGCAACAAGCGGGGACTAAACTGGCAGCCGGCGTAACACAGGTCGCCTCTATGGATCAGGGCGGCAGTCCGATAACCTATATTTTGCTCCAGCTATTCAACCCCGATAATGTAGCAGGCTTGGTAGTCATTGGTGTCATCTATATTGCATCTGTCCTGCTGACTATAAAATATTCCAAAGGGATCAGCAAAGAATTGAAGCAGGTTGAGGAACAGTCAACTTCTTATAAAGCATAG
- a CDS encoding sodium:solute symporter family protein, with translation MNIQLVIIIAYIFVLFGISMYVKRRTESSSGFLFAGRKLTTPLVAANIAGTAIGAASTIGVSENAFQFGIAAGWYNVAWAAGAVSMALVAAKKYRELNCTTIPELFERYYDKKGQMVAVIGMITIQLVITSLQYIAGGAILSSLLPDIFSLQTGMITSAIVFIGTTVLGGLWSSGLSNILSVSLIYVGILVSTLTIVAKQGGLTAIAAALPPDVDWFGPLGGFGLVTVAGWFAVMMTQTITAQGPVQVACAATSGQVAKKGFLWGALLMLPTGFLCATMGVAARAAHPAMKATLAMPYMIMGLDPIISGLTLAALWAADVATACHILLAAGTLFTQDIYKRFIQPDINDKKYTLVNRYAILVLGLLTLWLAFNAVGIVKTMMIGLSLTTAFTLVFLFTMFAPQFCRKNSAFYTTVAGILALVAYQFVPAVKALGQPIYIEWIVCLVAFFGTYLFDKEPIANTISIKQEAV, from the coding sequence TTGAATATTCAACTGGTTATTATTATTGCGTACATTTTTGTGCTGTTCGGGATCAGTATGTATGTAAAACGGCGTACTGAGAGCAGCTCGGGTTTTTTATTTGCCGGCCGTAAGCTGACCACGCCGCTGGTAGCGGCCAATATTGCCGGCACGGCCATTGGCGCCGCGTCGACCATCGGTGTTTCGGAAAATGCCTTTCAGTTCGGCATTGCCGCCGGCTGGTACAATGTGGCTTGGGCGGCTGGCGCGGTGAGCATGGCTCTGGTGGCGGCGAAAAAATACCGTGAGCTAAATTGCACCACTATTCCGGAACTGTTTGAACGTTATTACGATAAAAAGGGGCAGATGGTTGCGGTTATTGGCATGATCACTATTCAACTGGTCATTACTTCGCTCCAGTATATTGCCGGTGGGGCTATTCTTTCCTCACTTTTACCGGATATTTTTTCTTTACAGACTGGCATGATCACCAGCGCAATCGTGTTTATCGGCACTACTGTTTTAGGCGGTTTATGGTCCTCAGGATTATCGAACATATTAAGCGTATCACTCATCTATGTGGGCATTCTGGTTAGTACACTGACTATTGTTGCCAAGCAGGGAGGCCTGACGGCCATAGCGGCAGCATTACCGCCCGATGTTGACTGGTTCGGCCCGCTGGGCGGTTTCGGACTGGTGACAGTAGCCGGTTGGTTTGCCGTAATGATGACCCAGACAATTACGGCCCAGGGACCGGTACAGGTAGCCTGTGCGGCAACCAGCGGTCAAGTTGCGAAAAAGGGTTTTCTGTGGGGGGCGCTGCTCATGCTGCCGACAGGTTTTTTGTGCGCCACTATGGGAGTTGCCGCTCGGGCGGCGCATCCGGCCATGAAGGCAACACTGGCTATGCCTTATATGATTATGGGTCTTGACCCGATTATTTCCGGATTGACACTGGCTGCACTCTGGGCTGCTGATGTGGCGACTGCATGCCACATATTGCTGGCGGCAGGGACGTTATTTACCCAGGATATCTACAAGCGGTTTATTCAGCCGGACATCAACGATAAGAAGTATACTCTGGTAAACCGGTATGCCATACTGGTTTTGGGCTTGCTAACCCTATGGCTGGCCTTTAATGCCGTGGGCATTGTAAAAACTATGATGATTGGTTTAAGCCTGACTACAGCTTTTACGCTGGTGTTTCTGTTTACCATGTTTGCGCCGCAGTTTTGCCGGAAAAATTCAGCCTTTTATACAACGGTGGCAGGGATACTGGCTTTGGTTGCCTATCAATTTGTTCCGGCGGTTAAAGCGCTGGGACAGCCCATTTATATAGAGTGGATTGTGTGCCTGGTTGCTTTTTTTGGAACCTATCTGTTCGATAAAGAACCGATTGCCAATACAATATCAATAAAACAGGAGGCTGTATAA
- a CDS encoding sigma 54-interacting transcriptional regulator produces the protein MLKKLLSLIETEDKKNPMTDEELAKRLGVGREKVNELRQAVDIPSYLIRRETVLIEALTAILEKEPGISQRKVVLELNKSGFQISAFGLNRYKQQIGELRNRLLHKSRPAAQRAARSMPAVAEQDFFSGIVGYNGSLGQVIKLAKAAVLYPHYGLHTLISGSTGVGKSQLVEEIHRFAQAVRKTAIPLVVFNCADYGDNPQLLVAQLFGYSKGSFTGADADRVGLVEKANKGILFLDEIHRLPPKGQEILFRIMDKGQFSRLGETEQIRKVNLMIIGATTENIESSLLNTFRRRIPVAIQIPPLEGRPNSERYKLIKLFFSGEASRVNKRIQVPKEIMKLLVLYKCAGNVGQLKSDIQVICAKAFLHVMSGTEEVMKISMNDLPGHITNQLMNVMEQKADLDVFIDEEVEMAPHAEPLQVSPLQEEISEYNIYQFMEKRMQELLEEHSSSEAKAVLAAELESKIKATSLNIEHKYAGISKAILRDLVGEDLMGALADLEQILATELGTQDVSIFKILCLHLSAAVERLRAGKPIINPQCEHIKNSYRKEFRIALKITRMLSMKLDLPFPEDEAGFIALYLNHFFTKQQRNQPSDYNVGLLIVTHGEVAKALLDIAQVIVGIRHGIAISMGIEETVESVYERVKQAVKAVNRGSGVLFLVDMGSLINLGELITEELGIPTRVIARVDTLLVMEAIRKSVAPAATLYTVYDSLIELGDMFPRVPTKMSGDGKRKLKKTIITTCFTGRGTALKIKRVIEDKLRLLKRDIEVIPLGLVKSETDISKEILYLQQANREIVLITGMVNPHCQDIPFLPFEEVLNSEKFDTFIANIKLQDELLHDRNLPDSSPVTLEELFDEQLVRVFYSPTAKDELIKIMADVMCREKYVNENFYGDIMERESWATSYIGDHMAIPHTATMVNIIKPGIAIAVLKSPSPWEEEEIHIAFVLALKTEHKDLFLKFFNLIKETDLIDRVRKLTDPNSIIAEVVHYVRNSESCSCH, from the coding sequence TTGCTGAAAAAATTGCTCTCGTTAATTGAAACGGAAGATAAGAAGAATCCCATGACCGATGAGGAGTTGGCGAAACGTTTGGGCGTGGGGCGGGAAAAGGTTAATGAGCTGAGGCAAGCCGTTGATATTCCAAGTTATCTTATTCGACGGGAGACTGTACTGATTGAAGCATTAACCGCCATATTGGAGAAAGAGCCGGGCATTTCTCAGCGCAAAGTAGTTTTGGAGTTAAATAAAAGCGGGTTTCAGATTTCAGCTTTTGGCCTGAATCGCTACAAACAGCAAATTGGCGAACTTAGAAACCGTTTGCTACACAAATCCCGACCGGCTGCGCAGCGTGCCGCACGCTCTATGCCGGCGGTTGCCGAACAAGATTTCTTTTCCGGGATTGTTGGCTATAACGGCAGCTTGGGTCAGGTTATTAAGCTGGCAAAGGCCGCAGTGCTGTATCCGCACTACGGGCTGCACACCCTGATTTCCGGCAGCACTGGTGTGGGAAAAAGTCAGCTTGTGGAGGAAATTCATCGCTTCGCTCAGGCGGTACGTAAAACGGCAATTCCGCTGGTGGTGTTTAACTGTGCGGATTATGGTGATAATCCGCAGCTATTGGTGGCACAGCTTTTTGGCTATAGCAAAGGCAGCTTTACCGGGGCTGATGCGGATCGGGTCGGGCTTGTAGAAAAAGCCAACAAGGGCATTCTCTTTTTAGACGAGATCCATCGCTTGCCGCCGAAAGGGCAGGAAATTCTCTTTCGCATTATGGATAAAGGGCAGTTTTCACGTTTAGGTGAGACAGAGCAGATCCGTAAAGTTAACCTCATGATTATTGGCGCTACAACAGAGAATATTGAGTCCAGCCTGTTAAATACCTTTCGCCGCCGCATTCCGGTAGCCATACAAATTCCTCCCCTGGAGGGCAGGCCAAACTCCGAACGGTATAAGCTGATCAAGCTATTTTTCTCCGGTGAGGCTTCCCGTGTCAATAAGCGAATTCAGGTTCCGAAAGAAATCATGAAACTGCTGGTACTGTACAAATGTGCCGGTAATGTAGGACAGTTAAAATCGGATATTCAGGTTATTTGTGCCAAGGCCTTTTTGCATGTTATGTCCGGCACCGAAGAGGTCATGAAAATCAGCATGAACGATTTGCCGGGACATATAACAAATCAACTTATGAATGTGATGGAACAGAAAGCAGACCTTGATGTTTTTATTGATGAGGAGGTTGAAATGGCTCCTCATGCCGAACCGCTTCAGGTTTCGCCTTTGCAGGAAGAAATTTCGGAATATAACATTTATCAGTTTATGGAAAAAAGGATGCAGGAATTACTGGAAGAGCATTCCTCTTCTGAAGCTAAAGCGGTTTTGGCTGCGGAACTTGAAAGTAAAATTAAAGCTACTTCTTTAAATATCGAACATAAATACGCAGGTATTTCCAAGGCTATTTTACGCGATCTGGTCGGCGAGGATTTGATGGGAGCCTTAGCCGATTTAGAGCAAATATTGGCAACTGAGCTCGGCACCCAGGATGTTTCTATTTTTAAAATATTATGCCTGCATTTAAGTGCAGCCGTAGAACGGCTGCGGGCAGGAAAACCGATTATCAATCCCCAGTGTGAGCATATAAAAAACAGCTACCGCAAAGAATTTCGAATTGCCCTGAAAATTACCAGAATGCTCAGTATGAAGTTAGACTTGCCTTTCCCGGAAGATGAGGCCGGCTTTATTGCCTTATATCTCAATCACTTTTTCACTAAGCAGCAAAGAAATCAACCGTCTGATTACAATGTGGGCTTACTTATTGTGACCCATGGGGAAGTTGCCAAGGCGCTGCTTGATATTGCGCAGGTGATTGTCGGCATCCGCCATGGAATCGCTATCTCCATGGGGATTGAGGAAACTGTGGAAAGCGTGTACGAACGGGTAAAACAAGCGGTAAAAGCGGTTAATCGAGGCAGTGGGGTATTGTTTTTGGTGGACATGGGTTCATTGATCAACTTAGGTGAATTAATCACTGAGGAACTTGGTATTCCGACCCGGGTCATTGCCCGTGTAGACACACTGCTGGTCATGGAAGCGATCCGCAAATCCGTGGCACCGGCAGCAACATTATATACCGTATACGATTCGTTAATTGAGCTGGGTGATATGTTTCCGCGCGTACCGACCAAAATGAGTGGTGACGGGAAACGCAAGTTGAAAAAAACGATCATTACAACCTGTTTTACCGGCCGCGGCACAGCTTTAAAGATAAAGCGGGTCATTGAGGATAAGCTGCGGCTGCTCAAGCGTGATATCGAAGTCATTCCCCTGGGTCTGGTTAAAAGCGAGACAGACATTTCCAAAGAAATTCTATACCTGCAGCAAGCCAACCGGGAGATCGTTCTGATTACCGGTATGGTAAATCCCCATTGCCAGGACATCCCGTTTCTGCCGTTCGAGGAAGTTTTGAACAGCGAAAAGTTTGACACCTTCATTGCTAATATAAAATTGCAAGATGAACTGTTACATGACAGGAACTTGCCTGACAGCTCGCCGGTGACACTGGAAGAATTGTTTGATGAGCAATTGGTCCGCGTGTTTTATTCGCCAACGGCCAAGGATGAGCTTATTAAAATCATGGCAGATGTCATGTGCCGGGAGAAATATGTAAATGAAAATTTTTATGGCGATATTATGGAAAGAGAAAGCTGGGCTACTTCTTATATAGGCGATCATATGGCAATCCCCCATACGGCTACCATGGTCAATATCATAAAACCGGGGATTGCGATTGCGGTTTTAAAAAGTCCTTCGCCCTGGGAAGAGGAGGAAATTCATATTGCCTTTGTTCTTGCCTTAAAAACAGAGCATAAAGATTTATTTCTTAAGTTTTTCAATTTAATCAAAGAAACGGATCTGATTGATCGGGTACGAAAACTAACAGATCCTAATTCCATTATTGCGGAGGTCGTACATTATGTCAGAAATTCAGAAAGCTGTAGCTGCCATTGA
- the gatB gene encoding PTS galactitol transporter subunit IIB → MKKRVIVACGGAVATSTVAANRIVELCKKEGVDIEIVQCRVSEISANCQNQKVDLIVTTSRVTKDYGIPLESGMPFVSGVGAKEAGEKILAYLRK, encoded by the coding sequence GTGAAGAAGCGGGTTATTGTGGCTTGTGGCGGTGCGGTGGCAACGTCCACTGTCGCAGCCAATCGCATTGTCGAGTTATGCAAGAAAGAAGGTGTTGATATTGAAATTGTACAGTGCCGTGTATCGGAAATCAGTGCTAACTGCCAAAATCAAAAGGTGGATTTAATTGTTACCACATCGCGGGTTACGAAGGATTATGGAATCCCTTTGGAAAGTGGCATGCCCTTTGTATCCGGTGTGGGCGCAAAGGAAGCCGGCGAAAAAATTCTGGCGTATTTGCGAAAATAA